A genomic stretch from Pseudomonas sp. MUP55 includes:
- a CDS encoding M48 family metallopeptidase: protein MKGYLVAASLLASSVLSGCATLKGADQAFLNLVGPSTQSRVQGHYVDNTDVRQYYKLDPQRQSQQRLSYDGRAVPAAEARQQNLVDIPMLQSYLQGIVTRLSKGWPGELPPLQVKITDSYGFGPSADPYGNLFVPLGMLDNVGSEDEIAAMLGHEMSHVLLHHHDRMAAFQQQKDLFTTVASTVALATMAADTGVDRSSGTMKLFSKDPAGTQKTIGNTVLYTALANTFSDQVWSTAWGRSQEDQADLLGTDLMIRAGYAPRAATHSLERLNDFQGKQKPLLTGFLTARKNAMQDSLQQFNLNQFTKELDVLVKDGLTTGITATTQYFNRSHMSATDRDTELRQYLQREYRQERRARVNPQSWAKMKTTPQVAAALQGYKDAYFAIDALEKNKVPDAERFIRKALASPVKDQPSIRRTAYTVRLAQGKNSEAVKELQAIKDWSLAGPSTYDLMISYHLKRGDGQSALAMIDKAERNLGSEELFITEKLLANQQLQDVQQVKTVLRKCEQYPTRKENCKKLAPIKA from the coding sequence GTGAAGGGATATCTAGTAGCAGCCAGCCTATTGGCCAGTTCGGTGCTCAGTGGTTGCGCCACCCTGAAGGGCGCTGACCAGGCGTTCCTGAACCTGGTGGGGCCTTCGACCCAATCCCGGGTCCAGGGCCACTATGTGGACAACACCGATGTGCGCCAGTACTACAAGCTCGACCCCCAGCGCCAGAGTCAGCAGCGCTTGAGCTACGACGGGCGGGCGGTACCGGCTGCCGAAGCGCGCCAGCAGAACCTGGTGGATATTCCGATGCTGCAAAGCTACCTGCAGGGCATCGTCACGCGCTTGTCCAAGGGCTGGCCGGGCGAGTTGCCGCCGCTGCAGGTGAAGATCACCGACAGCTATGGATTCGGGCCGTCGGCAGACCCTTACGGCAACCTGTTCGTACCGCTGGGCATGCTCGACAACGTCGGCAGCGAGGATGAAATCGCGGCGATGCTTGGCCACGAAATGAGCCATGTGCTGCTGCATCACCATGACCGCATGGCGGCATTCCAGCAGCAGAAAGACCTGTTTACTACCGTCGCCTCCACGGTCGCCCTGGCGACCATGGCCGCCGATACGGGCGTCGACCGCAGCTCCGGTACGATGAAGCTGTTCAGCAAAGACCCGGCCGGTACCCAGAAGACCATCGGCAACACGGTGCTGTACACCGCGCTGGCCAATACGTTTTCCGATCAGGTGTGGAGCACCGCCTGGGGCCGCAGTCAGGAAGACCAGGCCGACCTGCTCGGCACCGACTTGATGATTCGCGCCGGCTACGCCCCGCGCGCCGCCACCCATAGCCTGGAACGACTCAACGACTTCCAGGGCAAACAGAAACCCTTGCTCACCGGCTTTCTCACGGCGCGCAAGAATGCCATGCAGGATTCACTGCAGCAGTTCAATCTCAACCAGTTCACCAAGGAGTTGGACGTGCTGGTCAAGGACGGCTTGACCACCGGCATCACCGCCACCACGCAGTACTTCAACCGCTCGCACATGTCGGCTACCGACCGCGACACCGAGCTGCGCCAATATTTGCAGCGCGAATATCGCCAGGAACGCCGCGCCCGGGTCAACCCGCAGAGCTGGGCGAAGATGAAGACTACGCCCCAGGTGGCGGCGGCCTTGCAGGGCTACAAAGACGCCTACTTCGCAATCGACGCCCTGGAAAAAAACAAGGTGCCGGATGCCGAGCGGTTTATTCGCAAAGCCCTGGCCTCGCCGGTCAAGGACCAGCCGAGCATTCGGCGCACCGCCTATACCGTGCGCCTGGCCCAGGGTAAAAACAGTGAAGCGGTGAAAGAGTTGCAAGCGATCAAGGACTGGTCCCTGGCAGGCCCTTCCACCTATGACTTGATGATCAGCTATCACCTCAAGCGCGGTGACGGGCAATCGGCACTGGCGATGATCGACAAGGCCGAGCGCAACCTGGGCTCGGAGGAACTGTTCATTACCGAGAAACTGTTGGCCAACCAGCAACTGCAGGATGTGCAGCAGGTGAAAACCGTGCTGCGCAAGTGCGAGCAATATCCGACACGCAAGGAAAACTGCAAGAAGCTCGCGCCGATCAAGGCCTGA
- a CDS encoding CHASE2 domain-containing protein has protein sequence MLSNPPLFKYRRYWLAVIIVLLAILDPFGLASSSDKASAQWLNRMFASHYPSLGQQQVAVVLIDDAYLMRNDTSWPMPYGEQSKLFKRLLAYKPRAVFVDLLYSHDHSLGDPARGSQLLANVFERYQRQGIPLWLANTGLTRAQEGQANTLAPFMQVSRPALVVWEGVDDKYPLAAHTQAGLMETPALALYRVFCATHDCTPPPVDAQTAAQRQPIAVQWGLKLAAQQARIADIRHCAAARHFLLDAVAQFFQAVFWKLDDSAQAQCPYTLTLSASDLEVSDPGDQALVAELLRDRLVLIGATITSTGDLVESPVHGQLPGVYLHAMALDNLINAGMGYDHEPANFPYLPFNWLDLLGLGLLALIAVLKALHARRLAGHRTWSRWRRQEIWFFTSPCPSWLLVMSMLAVVSVLLSLNDITPVNVLGIVLLSLVLFSERIEAFFDRDR, from the coding sequence ATGTTGTCCAACCCCCCGCTGTTCAAATACCGTCGCTATTGGCTGGCGGTCATCATCGTGTTGCTGGCGATTCTTGATCCTTTCGGCCTGGCCAGTTCCAGCGACAAGGCGTCGGCGCAGTGGCTCAATCGTATGTTCGCCAGCCATTACCCGAGCCTCGGGCAGCAGCAGGTGGCGGTGGTGTTGATTGATGATGCCTACCTGATGCGCAACGACACTTCGTGGCCAATGCCTTACGGCGAGCAAAGCAAGTTGTTCAAGCGCTTGCTGGCGTACAAGCCGCGCGCAGTGTTTGTGGATCTGCTTTACAGCCACGACCACTCGCTCGGCGACCCGGCACGGGGCAGTCAGTTGCTGGCGAATGTGTTTGAGCGTTATCAACGCCAAGGCATCCCGTTGTGGCTGGCCAATACCGGGCTGACGCGCGCGCAGGAAGGCCAGGCCAATACGCTGGCGCCTTTCATGCAGGTCAGCCGGCCGGCCCTAGTGGTGTGGGAAGGGGTGGACGACAAGTACCCACTGGCTGCGCACACCCAGGCCGGGCTGATGGAAACCCCTGCCCTGGCGCTGTACCGGGTGTTCTGTGCCACCCACGACTGCACGCCGCCGCCTGTGGATGCGCAAACCGCTGCGCAGCGCCAGCCCATCGCGGTGCAATGGGGGCTCAAGCTGGCCGCGCAACAGGCGCGGATTGCCGATATTCGTCACTGCGCTGCGGCGCGGCATTTCTTGCTGGACGCAGTGGCGCAGTTCTTCCAGGCCGTGTTCTGGAAGCTCGATGACTCGGCCCAGGCGCAGTGCCCTTACACGCTGACGTTGTCGGCCAGTGACCTGGAGGTCAGCGACCCCGGCGACCAAGCCCTGGTCGCCGAGTTACTGCGCGACCGCCTGGTGCTGATCGGCGCCACTATCACATCCACCGGGGACTTGGTGGAGTCGCCGGTACACGGCCAACTCCCCGGCGTTTACCTGCACGCCATGGCCCTGGATAACCTGATCAATGCCGGCATGGGCTATGACCATGAACCCGCCAACTTCCCCTACCTGCCCTTCAACTGGCTGGACCTGCTGGGACTCGGCCTGCTGGCGTTGATCGCGGTGCTCAAGGCCCTGCACGCACGACGCCTGGCGGGCCATCGCACCTGGAGCCGTTGGCGGCGCCAGGAAATCTGGTTTTTTACCTCGCCATGCCCGTCGTGGCTGCTGGTGATGTCGATGTTGGCGGTGGTGAGCGTGCTGCTGAGCCTCAATGACATCACCCCGGTCAACGTGCTGGGCATTGTATTGCTGTCGTTGGTGTTGTTCAGCGAGCGGATCGAAGCCTTCTTCGACCGCGATCGCTGA